The Tistrella bauzanensis nucleotide sequence TCCTGCTGGCCGAACTGGCGGATCTGGACGAGAAAAAGGCGCGGGTGGCCCGCAAGCTGGGCCGGGCGGTGGTCGATCAGGCGGTGGCGCGGCTGAAGGCTGACGGCATCGCCGAGGTCACGCCCAGGCTGCGCAGCGGCGACCTGATCGAGGCGGTGGCCGAGGTGGAGCCCGATACCGACCTGATCCTGATCGGCAAGCGTGGCGAGGCCGCCGATTTCGCCCGGCTGCATCTGGGGTCGAACCTGGAACGGGTGGTGCGGGCGGCGCGGCGGCCGGTGCTGGTGGCGGCCCGCGCCTTCCGGCCGGTCAACCGCTTCCTGATCGCCTTCGATGGCGGCACCAGCGCGATGAAGGCCGTGAACCACATTGCCGCCGGCAAGCTGTTCACCGGGCTTGATTGCCATCTGCTGATGGTGGGCAACCCCAACAGCGATGCCCGCGCCCGCTTCGACAATGCCGTCCAGACCCTGCGCCAGCATGATTACGCGGTCACCGCCGACATCCTGGCGGGCGAGGCGGATGCGGTGATCGCCGATCATGTGGCGTCCCACGGCATCGACCTGCTGGTGATGGGCGCCTATGGCCATTCGCGCATCCGCACCCTGATCATCGGCAG carries:
- a CDS encoding universal stress protein gives rise to the protein MTRLLALIDGSAYADSVCDHAAWVAARTGASIDVMHVLGRREAGGSANLSGSLTMDAREILLAELADLDEKKARVARKLGRAVVDQAVARLKADGIAEVTPRLRSGDLIEAVAEVEPDTDLILIGKRGEAADFARLHLGSNLERVVRAARRPVLVAARAFRPVNRFLIAFDGGTSAMKAVNHIAAGKLFTGLDCHLLMVGNPNSDARARFDNAVQTLRQHDYAVTADILAGEADAVIADHVASHGIDLLVMGAYGHSRIRTLIIGSTTAEMVRSCLVPVMLFR